A single region of the Erythrobacter sp. genome encodes:
- the traW gene encoding type-F conjugative transfer system protein TraW, giving the protein MRSLLPLGALLLAALPASLQARDYGQRGAVFPVIERDLLEQIHSRLTAMEASGETARLNQELKRRTIARVNRPDPVGGLIRASENRSWPFDPTITLAADIRGAKGELIHAAGTQVNPLDSVKLRSDLLFLDGDDPAQIRWALRQDANAKLILVKGAPLELMKARQRRFYFDQRGKLTEKFGIKAVPARVRQNGRVLEVSEIALPPRKAQP; this is encoded by the coding sequence ATGCGTTCCCTCCTTCCGCTGGGTGCACTTCTCCTCGCTGCACTCCCGGCAAGCCTTCAGGCACGCGACTATGGTCAACGCGGCGCGGTCTTCCCGGTCATCGAGCGCGACCTCTTGGAACAAATACATTCGCGCCTCACCGCAATGGAAGCCTCGGGCGAGACTGCCCGGCTCAACCAGGAATTGAAGCGACGCACCATCGCGCGGGTCAACCGGCCTGACCCAGTCGGCGGCCTGATCCGCGCGAGCGAAAATCGCAGCTGGCCGTTCGATCCGACGATCACGCTTGCCGCCGATATCCGCGGCGCCAAAGGCGAACTGATCCATGCTGCCGGAACGCAGGTCAATCCGCTCGACAGCGTCAAGCTACGTTCCGACCTCCTGTTCCTCGACGGCGATGATCCGGCGCAGATCCGCTGGGCACTGAGACAGGACGCCAATGCCAAGCTGATCCTCGTGAAAGGCGCACCGCTCGAGCTGATGAAGGCCCGCCAGCGCCGCTTCTATTTCGACCAGCGCGGAAAGCTCACCGAGAAATTTGGCATCAAGGCCGTCCCCGCGCGCGTGCGCCAGAACGGGCGCGTCCTCGAAGTGAGCGAGATCGCGCTGCCGCCCCGAAAGGCCCAGCCATGA
- a CDS encoding TrbI F-type domain-containing protein, with the protein MSDQVHTSHSLALKLVATAALVAALLWGAWVTREIASSPEQRIVTVRLAETIGSFVEEAARADADPAAVQAASLAYLQAAENAVAEMGNDGRVLLMAEAVLAGAAEDATPELERRIAQKLDPKTLEDGEQP; encoded by the coding sequence ATGTCTGATCAGGTCCACACTTCGCATTCGCTCGCTCTCAAACTGGTAGCCACCGCAGCCCTGGTTGCGGCGCTGCTCTGGGGCGCCTGGGTGACGCGCGAGATCGCCAGCTCTCCTGAGCAGCGCATCGTCACCGTCCGCCTCGCCGAAACCATCGGAAGCTTCGTCGAGGAGGCCGCGCGCGCCGATGCCGATCCGGCAGCGGTTCAGGCCGCAAGCCTTGCCTACCTCCAGGCTGCGGAAAACGCGGTTGCCGAGATGGGGAACGATGGCCGCGTGCTGCTGATGGCAGAAGCGGTTCTTGCAGGGGCCGCCGAAGATGCGACCCCCGAACTCGAGCGCCGTATCGCCCAAAAGCTTGATCCCAAGACACTCGAAGATGGAGAGCAGCCATGA
- a CDS encoding conjugal transfer protein TraF encodes MTHIYRMAALALSLSVLPTTSAQAQDRQATPSTTSADALYCKERRLGYWFYCVRPSPAEEPQQPETQPVPASLELDAITSELRELKARAILYPTEANVAAYIRFQRAQLDRASLFSDVWQRAIWQDPELDYTLERPVGAVAKKQWQDARSAERDSVMARLSQRYGLFYFFSATCGPCEVMSPIVKGIADRWHITVRAISTDGGPSRHFPDYRVETNQRARLGLEGKATPALVLWDSVTKRPIPIGYGVLSADELQDRIYLLTSKEAGHDY; translated from the coding sequence ATGACCCATATCTATCGCATGGCGGCGCTGGCCCTGAGCCTGAGCGTTCTTCCCACGACCTCGGCCCAAGCCCAGGATCGGCAAGCCACTCCATCGACCACCTCGGCCGATGCGCTTTACTGCAAAGAGCGCAGGCTCGGCTATTGGTTCTACTGCGTCAGACCCTCTCCCGCAGAAGAGCCGCAACAGCCCGAAACCCAACCGGTCCCGGCCAGCCTAGAACTCGACGCGATTACCTCCGAACTGCGCGAGTTGAAGGCGCGCGCGATCCTCTATCCGACCGAAGCGAACGTCGCCGCCTATATCCGCTTCCAGCGCGCGCAGCTCGACCGCGCCTCGCTGTTCTCCGACGTCTGGCAACGCGCGATCTGGCAGGACCCCGAGCTCGACTACACGCTCGAACGCCCCGTCGGAGCGGTCGCCAAAAAGCAGTGGCAAGATGCGCGCAGCGCCGAGCGCGACAGCGTCATGGCACGGCTCTCGCAACGTTACGGACTGTTCTATTTCTTCAGCGCCACCTGCGGCCCGTGCGAAGTGATGAGCCCGATCGTCAAAGGCATTGCCGACCGCTGGCACATCACCGTGCGCGCTATCTCGACCGATGGCGGTCCCTCGCGACACTTTCCCGACTACCGCGTCGAAACAAACCAGCGCGCCAGACTCGGTCTCGAAGGCAAGGCCACACCGGCGCTTGTGCTGTGGGACAGCGTGACCAAGCGACCGATCCCGATCGGGTACGGCGTGCTCTCTGCCGACGAGCTCCAGGACCGCATCTACCTCCTCACCTCGAAGGAAGCCGGACATGATTACTAG
- the trbC gene encoding type-F conjugative transfer system pilin assembly protein TrbC encodes MRNAFPLLVTISLATAAAFAAASAQESSPELDLAEIRARASEHTADAEALATSVRTKADALAEDARAAQQTAYDNRTAYAETAQATADTGPLDLDGMIRAQADAELAAMGETPRFIAFASLGMPEPSLKALVRDVSRAGGVTVLRGFPQGDSARFKKRIAAIWSDGSEAGALGIDPRLFRAFDIEVAPSFVMIASDFAPCDGFNCSDIIPPHDRIAGNISVAEVLDTFASGRGPGAQLARMHLRRLEGERP; translated from the coding sequence ATGAGAAACGCCTTCCCCCTGCTCGTCACTATCAGCCTTGCAACCGCCGCCGCCTTTGCCGCCGCGTCTGCGCAGGAGAGTTCGCCCGAACTCGATCTTGCTGAAATCCGCGCTCGCGCCAGTGAGCATACTGCCGATGCCGAAGCGCTCGCCACGTCGGTAAGGACCAAGGCCGATGCGCTGGCAGAAGACGCGCGCGCCGCTCAGCAAACGGCCTATGATAACCGCACAGCCTATGCAGAAACGGCGCAAGCGACTGCGGATACCGGCCCGCTCGATCTTGATGGCATGATCCGCGCTCAGGCCGATGCGGAATTGGCAGCGATGGGCGAGACGCCCCGGTTCATTGCCTTCGCTTCGCTGGGAATGCCCGAACCATCGCTCAAGGCACTGGTGCGCGATGTCTCGAGAGCCGGCGGCGTCACCGTGCTGCGCGGATTCCCGCAAGGCGACAGCGCGCGCTTCAAGAAGCGCATCGCTGCGATCTGGAGCGATGGTAGCGAGGCCGGTGCGCTCGGGATAGACCCGCGCCTGTTCCGCGCCTTCGATATCGAGGTCGCGCCGAGCTTCGTTATGATCGCGAGCGACTTCGCCCCCTGCGACGGGTTCAACTGCAGCGATATCATCCCGCCGCACGACCGCATTGCAGGCAATATCAGCGTTGCCGAAGTGCTCGATACCTTTGCTTCGGGACGCGGTCCGGGCGCGCAGCTCGCACGCATGCATCTCCGCCGCCTCGAAGGAGAGCGGCCATGA
- the traC gene encoding type IV secretion system protein TraC: MNLSLASARDALLSGLFGDAKRADHPQAHFSLDMLSDWLAYRVFDEGPGIYRNAHSKGFVLEVTPLIGADERTGEILGQFFSESLPQGACLQVLNFASPRIGAIVAPWFGPRYEQGGIYEAIAKARVGRLYDLVWQSGSAHAPFHARHVRLIVSLGVPVPGHVTDAELTECRDGLMGMLNSLGLASNALEPAGLLELVDELTSPTTAREPERTHWNREDTLDAQAIRRDIELEVEDDRLILRTERFRETGRGRDGVPQMGECYPDRFDVRHYGVRSTPERWAPWECARLIGDMFTDKLRFPCPAATMLCLHYPDQEAAAARAGYKFMRTTSLSETKSARFLPKLSEQSAEWKHVQAELQAGKKLVKLFYGLTTISPLGDGDAHERTVKAIYKAAGWDLADERFLQLQGLVAAFPLSLADGLVHDMARLKRFRTMLSTTAANIAPMQGEYLGGEIPHLLLLGRRGQPFFWSPFENKAGNHNIAICGKSGSGKSVLLQELCTALRGAGAKVVVIDDGRSFEHSVKLQGGRFVEFTLASGFSLNPFSMVDDARAHEDEDYRLDCFAMIKAIVGQMARPSAAPSDTERGLIDRAVTQVWEALGSGGAIDDVAHALHSSDNEAGKDLATAIAPFCRGGSYAGFFSGKASFALEDDFTVFEMSDLASREELRSVVLSAIMFMTGQAMTRSSRATKKLLLIDEAWAMLKGGSMGEFVETYARTARKYGGALATATQSLNDYYKSDGARAALENSDWMLVLQQKPETIADFRKEARLDMDDRTETLIRSLKRSGTEYSEIYLKGPEMEAVGRLVLDPLSATIFSSDPDTYAEIHRHVESGMPLERAVALVAGVEGAA; this comes from the coding sequence ATGAACCTCTCGCTTGCTTCTGCACGCGATGCGCTGCTCTCCGGACTGTTCGGGGACGCGAAGCGCGCCGACCATCCGCAGGCCCACTTCTCGCTCGACATGCTGTCGGACTGGCTGGCCTACCGAGTCTTCGACGAGGGACCCGGAATCTATCGCAACGCGCACTCGAAGGGCTTCGTCCTAGAAGTGACCCCGCTGATCGGTGCGGACGAGCGCACCGGCGAAATACTAGGCCAGTTCTTTTCCGAGAGCCTGCCGCAGGGGGCCTGCCTCCAAGTCCTGAACTTTGCGTCGCCCAGGATCGGGGCGATCGTGGCCCCGTGGTTTGGACCGCGCTACGAACAGGGCGGCATCTACGAAGCCATCGCGAAAGCGCGCGTGGGCCGGCTCTACGATCTCGTTTGGCAATCGGGCTCGGCGCATGCACCGTTTCACGCGCGCCATGTTCGCCTGATCGTCTCGCTCGGTGTCCCGGTTCCGGGCCATGTCACGGATGCAGAGCTGACCGAATGCCGCGACGGGCTTATGGGAATGCTCAATTCCTTAGGGCTCGCGTCGAACGCACTCGAGCCGGCGGGTCTCCTCGAACTCGTTGACGAGCTGACCTCGCCGACAACAGCGCGCGAACCCGAGCGCACACACTGGAACCGGGAAGACACGCTCGATGCCCAGGCCATCCGGCGCGACATCGAACTCGAAGTCGAGGACGACCGGCTGATCCTGCGCACCGAGCGCTTTCGCGAAACGGGGCGTGGCCGCGATGGCGTACCGCAAATGGGCGAATGCTATCCCGACCGCTTCGATGTGCGCCATTACGGCGTGCGTTCGACGCCCGAGCGCTGGGCACCGTGGGAATGCGCACGGCTGATCGGCGACATGTTCACCGACAAGCTGCGCTTTCCCTGCCCCGCCGCGACCATGCTGTGTCTGCACTATCCAGACCAGGAAGCCGCAGCCGCGCGCGCGGGCTACAAGTTCATGCGCACCACCAGTCTTTCAGAGACCAAGAGCGCGCGCTTCCTCCCAAAGCTTTCCGAGCAATCGGCCGAATGGAAGCACGTCCAGGCCGAGCTCCAGGCTGGCAAGAAACTGGTCAAGCTGTTCTACGGGCTCACGACAATCTCGCCATTGGGCGATGGCGATGCGCACGAGCGCACGGTCAAGGCGATCTACAAGGCGGCCGGATGGGATCTTGCCGACGAACGTTTCCTGCAGTTGCAAGGTCTCGTCGCCGCCTTTCCCTTGAGCCTTGCCGACGGGCTCGTCCACGACATGGCGCGTCTCAAGCGTTTCCGCACGATGCTTTCGACCACGGCGGCTAACATCGCGCCGATGCAGGGCGAGTATCTCGGAGGCGAGATACCGCATCTGCTGCTTCTTGGACGACGCGGCCAGCCTTTCTTCTGGTCACCCTTCGAAAACAAGGCAGGCAATCACAACATCGCGATCTGCGGGAAGTCTGGCTCGGGTAAGTCGGTGCTGCTGCAGGAGCTGTGCACTGCCTTGCGCGGTGCCGGCGCCAAGGTTGTCGTGATCGATGACGGGCGCAGCTTTGAGCATTCGGTCAAATTGCAGGGTGGCCGCTTCGTCGAGTTCACGCTTGCCTCGGGCTTCTCATTGAACCCCTTCTCGATGGTCGATGATGCCCGCGCGCATGAGGACGAGGATTACCGGCTCGATTGCTTTGCGATGATCAAGGCGATCGTCGGCCAGATGGCACGGCCGAGTGCAGCACCCTCGGACACCGAACGCGGCCTCATCGACCGGGCGGTGACGCAGGTGTGGGAAGCGCTCGGCAGCGGCGGCGCGATCGACGATGTCGCGCATGCCCTCCATTCTAGCGACAACGAGGCGGGCAAAGATCTCGCCACCGCGATCGCGCCCTTCTGCCGCGGTGGGAGCTATGCCGGGTTCTTCTCGGGAAAAGCAAGTTTCGCGCTCGAAGACGATTTTACCGTGTTCGAGATGAGCGACCTTGCGAGCCGCGAGGAACTCAGAAGCGTCGTCCTATCGGCGATCATGTTCATGACCGGCCAGGCGATGACGCGCAGCTCGCGCGCGACCAAGAAACTGCTGCTGATCGATGAAGCCTGGGCCATGCTCAAGGGCGGCTCGATGGGAGAGTTCGTCGAGACCTACGCCCGCACCGCGCGCAAATATGGCGGCGCGCTTGCGACCGCCACTCAGTCCTTGAACGACTATTACAAGTCCGATGGCGCGCGCGCCGCGCTTGAAAACAGCGACTGGATGCTGGTGCTCCAGCAGAAGCCCGAGACCATTGCCGATTTCCGCAAGGAAGCGCGGCTCGACATGGACGACCGGACCGAGACGCTGATCCGCAGCCTGAAGCGCTCGGGCACCGAATACAGCGAGATCTATCTGAAAGGTCCGGAGATGGAGGCCGTCGGACGGCTCGTGCTCGATCCGCTCTCGGCAACCATCTTCTCCTCCGATCCCGACACCTATGCCGAGATCCACCGCCATGTCGAAAGCGGGATGCCACTGGAGCGCGCGGTCGCGCTGGTCGCAGGTGTGGAAGGAGCTGCATAA
- the traU gene encoding conjugal transfer pilus assembly protein TraU, which yields MSSIRAFLILVTAALSLALSSPASADAGPGKCTGQFVNPITDICWSCLFPISVGGLEIWPSNRPDPDNPDLPVCLCGLRPGIAMGFWEPVRLADVSMKPWCFVNLGGMKLDPGFDIGFRSISGPSAVGGASQYYSSWHVHWYAYPLIYWMEIVADFLCLEPGSIDILYISEIDPLWQDSELTAIINPEAVLFANPLALAACAADCAASTANLPLDEMFWCAGCQGSMYPMNGNVSASIGHVQASRLVLSRFAYKLHRELVSWGTMGSKGLCGKYLMPVMRKQQYRFQATNPNPATKGRYACPPIGASTTFQSPGQVIPAIGEDMGYLVWRKRNCCAL from the coding sequence ATGAGCAGCATCCGCGCCTTCCTCATCCTCGTTACAGCGGCATTGTCGCTCGCTCTTTCCTCACCGGCCTCAGCCGATGCCGGTCCGGGCAAATGCACCGGGCAGTTCGTCAATCCGATCACCGACATCTGCTGGTCGTGCCTGTTCCCGATATCTGTCGGCGGGCTCGAGATCTGGCCGAGCAACCGTCCCGATCCCGACAACCCCGACCTGCCCGTGTGTCTGTGCGGGCTCCGGCCCGGCATCGCGATGGGGTTCTGGGAGCCGGTGCGGCTTGCCGATGTCAGCATGAAGCCGTGGTGCTTCGTCAATTTGGGCGGGATGAAGCTCGATCCCGGCTTCGATATCGGCTTCCGCTCAATCTCGGGTCCCTCGGCGGTGGGCGGCGCGAGTCAGTATTATTCGAGCTGGCACGTCCACTGGTACGCCTATCCGCTGATCTACTGGATGGAGATCGTTGCCGATTTCCTGTGCCTCGAGCCGGGTTCGATCGACATCCTCTATATCTCCGAGATCGATCCGTTGTGGCAGGACAGCGAGCTTACCGCGATCATCAACCCCGAAGCGGTTCTCTTCGCCAACCCGCTGGCGCTCGCCGCCTGCGCGGCGGATTGCGCTGCATCGACCGCTAACCTGCCGCTCGACGAAATGTTCTGGTGCGCAGGCTGCCAGGGTTCGATGTATCCGATGAACGGCAATGTCTCGGCCTCGATCGGACACGTCCAGGCCTCGCGGCTCGTGCTCTCGCGCTTTGCCTACAAGCTCCACCGCGAACTCGTCTCGTGGGGCACGATGGGCTCCAAAGGTCTTTGCGGAAAATATCTGATGCCGGTGATGCGCAAGCAGCAATACCGCTTCCAGGCCACCAATCCCAATCCGGCAACCAAGGGCCGTTACGCCTGCCCGCCCATCGGTGCCTCCACCACCTTCCAGTCCCCCGGACAGGTCATTCCCGCCATCGGCGAAGACATGGGATACCTCGTCTGGCGCAAGAGGAATTGCTGCGCGCTATGA
- a CDS encoding conjugal transfer protein TraN, translating into MRPTQSLRLGLLAFLAVAAPLSAQQQDARAEGKAFGESLRSEAQAAARSQPNASTLPNYDRNAVRDLETLADNPDRIESNAGAAATGHQGYRAMRDSIANRARFDRQDIEDVIARSLAINETPLDYTSGMEISGSQGKCVALPPGSGSAGTYTATCNTGTRIDQSAGQCAVPLAAKVTQRQQWHYLCNDTGIYQGLPWCSAFDGGSCRITGYRPGPCLQWWQDQFTRYCTEPGDPIAEISCDAPDARYTPYAVTTDSTVDTVPDESQCTGFADNGDCTLDAEICTDSDPQTRVVDGVSVTRPCWEWQRSYTCTSREAATDCSDIESQGTCRFVREECLTEETPCETWERIYECPLPDTENGAQYVCDGDVYCIDGSCETIERRANDEFKDAVTALHAMDEARGQFDPNTLTLFRGTRNTCSSKVFGVLNCCKGKGFPLIPGISLLVALGCDREEVLLHQRDAQGLCAYVGTYCSDKFLGVCLTKKKAYCCFESKLSRILQEQGRKQLPKPWDKPKEEQCEGFTLDEFAQLDLSRMDFSEVYAEFTEAARLPDELETSILIQQKIDDYYARGGQ; encoded by the coding sequence ATGAGACCCACCCAATCGCTTCGCCTTGGACTGCTTGCCTTTCTGGCCGTCGCCGCGCCCCTCTCCGCGCAGCAACAGGACGCGCGGGCCGAGGGAAAGGCCTTTGGCGAAAGCCTGCGCAGCGAAGCGCAGGCAGCCGCCAGGTCGCAGCCCAACGCATCCACCCTCCCCAATTATGATCGCAACGCAGTGCGCGACCTTGAAACGCTCGCCGATAATCCCGACCGGATCGAGAGCAATGCCGGGGCGGCGGCCACCGGACACCAGGGCTATCGCGCGATGCGCGACAGCATCGCCAACCGCGCGCGTTTCGACAGGCAAGACATTGAAGACGTGATCGCGCGAAGCCTCGCGATCAACGAGACGCCGCTCGACTACACCAGCGGCATGGAGATCTCGGGCAGCCAGGGCAAATGCGTTGCCCTGCCGCCCGGCTCGGGCTCGGCGGGAACGTACACCGCGACCTGCAACACCGGCACGCGGATCGACCAGTCGGCGGGCCAATGCGCGGTTCCACTCGCTGCCAAGGTGACCCAGCGCCAGCAATGGCATTACCTCTGCAACGACACCGGCATCTATCAGGGACTTCCATGGTGCTCCGCATTCGATGGCGGCTCGTGCCGCATAACCGGCTATCGCCCAGGTCCATGTCTGCAATGGTGGCAGGACCAGTTTACCCGCTACTGCACCGAGCCTGGCGATCCGATCGCCGAAATCTCCTGCGATGCGCCCGATGCCCGTTACACGCCCTATGCGGTAACCACCGACAGCACGGTCGACACCGTTCCAGACGAGAGCCAGTGCACGGGCTTTGCCGACAATGGCGACTGCACGCTCGACGCAGAGATTTGCACCGATTCAGATCCACAAACCCGCGTGGTCGATGGCGTCTCGGTCACCCGGCCCTGCTGGGAATGGCAGCGCAGCTACACCTGCACCTCGCGCGAAGCGGCAACCGATTGCTCGGATATCGAAAGCCAGGGCACCTGCCGGTTTGTCCGCGAGGAATGCCTCACCGAAGAGACGCCTTGCGAGACCTGGGAGCGCATATACGAATGCCCGCTCCCCGATACCGAGAATGGGGCGCAGTATGTTTGCGATGGCGATGTCTATTGCATCGACGGCAGTTGCGAGACGATCGAGCGCAGGGCCAATGACGAGTTCAAGGATGCGGTCACCGCGCTCCATGCGATGGACGAAGCGCGCGGTCAGTTCGATCCGAACACGCTGACGCTGTTCCGGGGAACGCGCAACACCTGCTCGTCCAAGGTCTTCGGCGTGCTCAACTGCTGCAAGGGCAAGGGTTTCCCGCTCATTCCGGGGATCAGCCTCTTGGTCGCGCTCGGCTGCGACCGCGAGGAAGTGCTGCTCCACCAGCGCGATGCGCAGGGGCTGTGCGCATATGTGGGGACCTATTGCTCGGACAAGTTTCTCGGCGTCTGCCTGACCAAGAAGAAGGCCTATTGCTGCTTTGAGAGCAAGCTCTCGCGCATCCTCCAGGAACAGGGCCGCAAACAGCTTCCCAAACCCTGGGACAAGCCCAAGGAAGAACAATGCGAGGGTTTCACGCTCGACGAGTTCGCGCAGCTCGATCTATCCCGCATGGATTTCAGCGAAGTCTATGCCGAGTTCACCGAGGCTGCCCGACTTCCCGACGAACTCGAAACGAGCATCCTCATCCAGCAGAAGATCGACGATTATTACGCAAGGGGCGGCCAATGA
- a CDS encoding conjugal transfer protein TraH, whose product MITSIRNVALTLAAASLVASPVAANVGDSMDRFMDDMGAAANVTGPTAFEGQSAGYYSLGNVWTRFPQKTTNIANLQLPRARAGCGGIDIFAGSFSFINASEMVALLKAVANNAVGFAFSLAIDTVCPECNKIMQEFSQKAQLMNNLSINSCEMAQGLVGGLWPKGDLADKAICEAIGNSEGIFSDYAAAKHGCGTRGQRASTNEGAGTDYADVNPGVARNYTWHVLKKSAFFNPGGSFDRELAEYAMTLIGTVIYVPPKDDEPGKFVPFAGDASSTLVSALLDGTQGQTVRVFRCDEIDLCLNPTFEQMSLSNAKAIRPRVALLIGNMVDAIRTDTAIGNAEKELLQVASVPLYKILTVQAAYGRGMPTDDRDTLAEIASIDLLYAILDRIVSEAGRSMASFIAADEAKLAIWRGQVAEVRSGLVQRQATGQAKVSAIMQIIEKTAMIENALAASMSPSMSAALDWSRGLQSRSIIP is encoded by the coding sequence ATGATTACTAGCATTCGAAATGTAGCGCTGACCCTCGCCGCTGCCAGCCTGGTCGCGTCCCCAGTTGCAGCCAATGTCGGTGACAGCATGGACCGGTTCATGGACGACATGGGTGCTGCGGCCAATGTAACCGGCCCGACCGCCTTCGAAGGCCAGTCGGCGGGCTATTACAGCCTCGGCAATGTCTGGACGCGCTTCCCGCAGAAGACGACCAATATCGCCAATCTTCAACTCCCTCGAGCCCGCGCCGGCTGCGGCGGGATCGATATCTTCGCCGGCTCTTTTTCCTTCATCAATGCAAGCGAGATGGTCGCGCTCCTGAAGGCCGTGGCGAATAACGCGGTCGGCTTTGCTTTTAGCCTCGCGATCGACACCGTTTGCCCCGAGTGCAACAAGATCATGCAGGAGTTCAGCCAAAAGGCGCAGCTCATGAATAACCTCTCGATCAACTCCTGCGAAATGGCGCAGGGGCTGGTCGGAGGCCTGTGGCCCAAGGGCGATCTCGCCGACAAGGCAATCTGCGAAGCGATCGGCAACTCCGAAGGTATTTTCTCCGACTATGCCGCCGCCAAGCACGGATGCGGCACGCGCGGCCAGCGCGCCTCGACCAATGAAGGCGCGGGCACTGACTATGCCGACGTCAATCCGGGCGTGGCGCGCAACTATACCTGGCACGTCCTGAAAAAGAGTGCGTTCTTCAACCCCGGCGGCAGTTTCGACCGCGAGCTTGCGGAATACGCGATGACGCTCATTGGCACCGTGATCTATGTGCCGCCCAAGGACGACGAGCCAGGCAAGTTTGTGCCTTTCGCCGGCGATGCCTCCTCGACGCTTGTGAGCGCGCTGCTCGACGGGACGCAGGGCCAGACGGTGCGCGTCTTCCGCTGCGACGAGATCGATCTTTGCCTCAATCCCACCTTCGAGCAAATGAGCCTTTCCAATGCCAAGGCGATCCGCCCGCGCGTCGCGCTCCTCATCGGCAACATGGTCGACGCCATCCGCACCGACACCGCGATCGGCAATGCCGAGAAGGAACTGCTGCAGGTCGCCTCGGTCCCCTTGTACAAGATTCTCACCGTCCAGGCCGCCTATGGTCGCGGCATGCCGACCGACGACCGCGACACGCTCGCCGAGATCGCCAGTATCGACCTTCTCTATGCGATCCTCGACCGCATCGTATCGGAAGCCGGTCGCTCGATGGCGAGCTTCATCGCTGCCGACGAAGCCAAGCTCGCCATATGGCGCGGCCAGGTCGCCGAAGTGCGCTCGGGCCTCGTCCAGCGGCAGGCGACCGGACAGGCCAAAGTCTCGGCGATCATGCAGATCATCGAGAAGACCGCGATGATCGAGAACGCGCTTGCCGCCTCGATGTCGCCGTCCATGTCCGCGGCGCTCGACTGGTCGCGAGGCCTGCAATCGCGCTCGATCATCCCCTGA
- a CDS encoding DsbC family protein, translating into MNFNEFRPGLKSRFAHLSLAAASAAALLTSGVAVVTAMPAQAAIARDVAQALKLRLPKTPIDALDCTTFAPWCEVVSGESLFYIDEAARYLFVGRLYDLEERRDVTAARLLELNPDLLAAGAARAAGRAETRSPEPRTSPAKTRVDLSGLPKDGAVVWGNRKGPRLVVFSDFQCGYCQRLTGELEKAGVLVEERPISIFGASSRRMSEGVLCAKDKARALHAAYAGRAPSAQADCDAGEALDANEAFARANGFAGTPVIVRASDGAVLHGYRDAATLKKFAGAKPGTEQ; encoded by the coding sequence ATGAACTTTAACGAATTCCGGCCGGGTCTGAAGTCCCGCTTCGCCCACCTCTCGCTTGCCGCAGCCAGCGCAGCGGCGCTGCTTACCAGCGGCGTTGCGGTGGTCACCGCCATGCCGGCTCAGGCTGCTATTGCGCGTGATGTCGCACAGGCCTTGAAGTTGCGCCTGCCCAAGACGCCGATCGACGCGCTCGACTGCACGACATTCGCGCCGTGGTGCGAAGTCGTCTCGGGCGAGAGCCTGTTCTATATCGACGAGGCCGCCCGCTATCTTTTCGTCGGGCGTCTCTACGACCTCGAAGAGCGTCGCGACGTCACTGCCGCTCGGCTGCTCGAGCTCAATCCGGACCTGCTCGCTGCCGGGGCAGCGCGGGCGGCAGGCCGTGCGGAGACGCGTTCTCCCGAACCGCGAACCTCGCCCGCGAAAACCAGGGTGGACCTCTCAGGCCTGCCCAAGGATGGCGCGGTCGTCTGGGGCAACCGCAAAGGGCCGCGTCTCGTTGTCTTCTCCGATTTCCAATGCGGCTATTGCCAGCGGCTGACCGGCGAGCTCGAAAAGGCCGGCGTGCTGGTCGAGGAGCGCCCGATCTCGATCTTCGGCGCATCGAGCCGGCGAATGTCTGAAGGCGTGCTCTGCGCCAAGGACAAGGCAAGGGCGCTCCATGCTGCCTATGCCGGGCGCGCACCTTCGGCCCAGGCCGATTGCGACGCTGGCGAGGCGCTCGATGCCAACGAAGCCTTCGCGCGTGCCAATGGCTTTGCCGGAACCCCGGTGATTGTGCGCGCGAGCGACGGCGCAGTCCTCCACGGCTACCGCGATGCGGCAACGCTGAAGAAGTTCGCAGGCGCCAAGCCGGGAACTGAACAATGA
- a CDS encoding S26 family signal peptidase, whose protein sequence is MRLRLRLRRPLLLSGLVLLPFAWAPLDAFSKDHAFLINASPSLPNWAFWLDKKAPIARGSLIFFEPPRSELVETHFGQAPQMFGKRVLGMPGDIVRHEDDGVFINGKKVATRLEVTRLGIPLTRGPEGAIPDNCYYTGTGHPRGLDSRYAEIGLVCRGQILGSGRAIL, encoded by the coding sequence ATGAGACTGCGACTCCGCTTGCGCCGCCCCTTGCTTCTGTCCGGCCTCGTCCTGCTGCCTTTTGCTTGGGCACCGCTCGATGCTTTCAGCAAGGACCACGCCTTCCTCATCAATGCCAGCCCGAGCCTCCCCAACTGGGCTTTCTGGCTCGATAAAAAGGCACCAATCGCGCGCGGTAGCCTGATATTCTTCGAGCCGCCGCGAAGCGAACTCGTCGAGACACATTTCGGTCAAGCACCGCAAATGTTCGGCAAGCGCGTGCTGGGCATGCCCGGCGATATCGTGCGCCACGAGGACGATGGAGTGTTCATCAATGGCAAGAAGGTCGCGACGCGGCTTGAGGTCACCCGCCTTGGCATTCCGCTCACGCGCGGTCCCGAAGGCGCGATACCGGACAATTGCTACTACACCGGAACGGGCCATCCGCGCGGCCTCGACAGCCGCTACGCAGAGATCGGGCTCGTGTGTCGCGGGCAAATCCTCGGCAGCGGGAGGGCGATCCTGTGA